Proteins encoded in a region of the Ziziphus jujuba cultivar Dongzao chromosome 3, ASM3175591v1 genome:
- the LOC125423403 gene encoding uncharacterized protein LOC125423403 isoform X2, whose amino-acid sequence MKELRELALAYRKAPINNIEPVLKEFFEEMDPQKKGFVAFKEFSVYMENLGRPQLCSEEFFSKLNQDGSGKLDDMDVVTLFYIVHSRLPFCNSCKKFLEGTSYLVCVKCFHENNNGKSDANEESFNVCTTCYLDEKFKHHHTEFLDPNLLLRHLRKMQPVAVSSTTSMSQDVQDLKLKAGSSSQSINQYVAESSTQSANLVLALQRPQKYSMVTGFIVALELALSVGNFVGCSIM is encoded by the exons ATGAAAGAGTTGAGAGAATTGGCTTTGGCATACCGTAAGGCTCCCATAAACAACATAGAGCCGGTCCTGAAAGAGTTCTTTGAAGAAATGGATCCACAGAAGAAAGGTTTCGTAGCGTTTAAGGAGTTCTCGGTTTATATGGAGAATTTGGGACGCCCTCAATTGTGCTCAGAGGAGTTTTTCTCCAAGCTGAACCAAGATGGAAGTGGAAAGTTGGATGATATGGATGTAGTAACACTTTTTTACATTGTCCATAGTCGTTTACCTTTTTGCAATTCTTGCAAAAAGTTTTTAGAGGGTACTTCGTATTTGGTTTGTGTGAAATGCTTCCATGAGAATAACAATGGTAAAAGTGATGCTAATGAAGAATCCTTCAATGTTTGCACTACCTGCTACCTTGATGAAAAATTTAAGCATCATCACACTGAATTCCTCGATCCGAACCTTCTTCTTCGCCATTTGAGGAAGATGCAG ccTGTAGCAGTTTCTTCTACAACTTCTATGTCTCAAGATGTTCAGGACCTTAAG CTTAAAGCAGGTTCTTCTTCGCAATCTATAAATCAG TATGTAGCAGAGTCTTCAACACAGTCTGCAAATCTG GTACTAGCCCTCCAACGTCCACAAAAATATTCCATGGTG ACTGGCTTCATTGTGGCGTTGGAGCTGGCACTCAGTGTTGGGAATTTTGTTGGATGCAGCATTATGTGA
- the LOC125423403 gene encoding uncharacterized protein LOC125423403 isoform X4: protein MKELRELALAYRKAPINNIEPVLKEFFEEMDPQKKGFVAFKEFSVYMENLGRPQLCSEEFFSKLNQDGSGKLDDMDVVTLFYIVHSRLPFCNSCKKFLEGTSYLVCVKCFHENNNGKSDANEESFNVCTTCYLDEKFKHHHTEFLDPNLLLRHLRKMQLKAGSSSQSINQYVAESSTQSANLVLALQRPQKYSMVTGFIVALELALSVGNFVGCSIM, encoded by the exons ATGAAAGAGTTGAGAGAATTGGCTTTGGCATACCGTAAGGCTCCCATAAACAACATAGAGCCGGTCCTGAAAGAGTTCTTTGAAGAAATGGATCCACAGAAGAAAGGTTTCGTAGCGTTTAAGGAGTTCTCGGTTTATATGGAGAATTTGGGACGCCCTCAATTGTGCTCAGAGGAGTTTTTCTCCAAGCTGAACCAAGATGGAAGTGGAAAGTTGGATGATATGGATGTAGTAACACTTTTTTACATTGTCCATAGTCGTTTACCTTTTTGCAATTCTTGCAAAAAGTTTTTAGAGGGTACTTCGTATTTGGTTTGTGTGAAATGCTTCCATGAGAATAACAATGGTAAAAGTGATGCTAATGAAGAATCCTTCAATGTTTGCACTACCTGCTACCTTGATGAAAAATTTAAGCATCATCACACTGAATTCCTCGATCCGAACCTTCTTCTTCGCCATTTGAGGAAGATGCAG CTTAAAGCAGGTTCTTCTTCGCAATCTATAAATCAG TATGTAGCAGAGTCTTCAACACAGTCTGCAAATCTG GTACTAGCCCTCCAACGTCCACAAAAATATTCCATGGTG ACTGGCTTCATTGTGGCGTTGGAGCTGGCACTCAGTGTTGGGAATTTTGTTGGATGCAGCATTATGTGA
- the LOC125423403 gene encoding uncharacterized protein LOC125423403 isoform X1, whose product MKELRELALAYRKAPINNIEPVLKEFFEEMDPQKKGFVAFKEFSVYMENLGRPQLCSEEFFSKLNQDGSGKLDDMDVVTLFYIVHSRLPFCNSCKKFLEGTSYLVCVKCFHENNNGKSDANEESFNVCTTCYLDEKFKHHHTEFLDPNLLLRHLRKMQPVAVSSTTSMSQDVQDLKLVADNSSNPSANNRLKAGSSSQSINQYVAESSTQSANLVLALQRPQKYSMVTGFIVALELALSVGNFVGCSIM is encoded by the exons ATGAAAGAGTTGAGAGAATTGGCTTTGGCATACCGTAAGGCTCCCATAAACAACATAGAGCCGGTCCTGAAAGAGTTCTTTGAAGAAATGGATCCACAGAAGAAAGGTTTCGTAGCGTTTAAGGAGTTCTCGGTTTATATGGAGAATTTGGGACGCCCTCAATTGTGCTCAGAGGAGTTTTTCTCCAAGCTGAACCAAGATGGAAGTGGAAAGTTGGATGATATGGATGTAGTAACACTTTTTTACATTGTCCATAGTCGTTTACCTTTTTGCAATTCTTGCAAAAAGTTTTTAGAGGGTACTTCGTATTTGGTTTGTGTGAAATGCTTCCATGAGAATAACAATGGTAAAAGTGATGCTAATGAAGAATCCTTCAATGTTTGCACTACCTGCTACCTTGATGAAAAATTTAAGCATCATCACACTGAATTCCTCGATCCGAACCTTCTTCTTCGCCATTTGAGGAAGATGCAG ccTGTAGCAGTTTCTTCTACAACTTCTATGTCTCAAGATGTTCAGGACCTTAAG cTTGTAGCAGATAACTCTTCTAATCCTTCTGCAAATAATCGG CTTAAAGCAGGTTCTTCTTCGCAATCTATAAATCAG TATGTAGCAGAGTCTTCAACACAGTCTGCAAATCTG GTACTAGCCCTCCAACGTCCACAAAAATATTCCATGGTG ACTGGCTTCATTGTGGCGTTGGAGCTGGCACTCAGTGTTGGGAATTTTGTTGGATGCAGCATTATGTGA
- the LOC125423403 gene encoding uncharacterized protein LOC125423403 isoform X3, which translates to MKELRELALAYRKAPINNIEPVLKEFFEEMDPQKKGFVAFKEFSVYMENLGRPQLCSEEFFSKLNQDGSGKLDDMDVVTLFYIVHSRLPFCNSCKKFLEGTSYLVCVKCFHENNNGKSDANEESFNVCTTCYLDEKFKHHHTEFLDPNLLLRHLRKMQLVADNSSNPSANNRLKAGSSSQSINQYVAESSTQSANLVLALQRPQKYSMVTGFIVALELALSVGNFVGCSIM; encoded by the exons ATGAAAGAGTTGAGAGAATTGGCTTTGGCATACCGTAAGGCTCCCATAAACAACATAGAGCCGGTCCTGAAAGAGTTCTTTGAAGAAATGGATCCACAGAAGAAAGGTTTCGTAGCGTTTAAGGAGTTCTCGGTTTATATGGAGAATTTGGGACGCCCTCAATTGTGCTCAGAGGAGTTTTTCTCCAAGCTGAACCAAGATGGAAGTGGAAAGTTGGATGATATGGATGTAGTAACACTTTTTTACATTGTCCATAGTCGTTTACCTTTTTGCAATTCTTGCAAAAAGTTTTTAGAGGGTACTTCGTATTTGGTTTGTGTGAAATGCTTCCATGAGAATAACAATGGTAAAAGTGATGCTAATGAAGAATCCTTCAATGTTTGCACTACCTGCTACCTTGATGAAAAATTTAAGCATCATCACACTGAATTCCTCGATCCGAACCTTCTTCTTCGCCATTTGAGGAAGATGCAG cTTGTAGCAGATAACTCTTCTAATCCTTCTGCAAATAATCGG CTTAAAGCAGGTTCTTCTTCGCAATCTATAAATCAG TATGTAGCAGAGTCTTCAACACAGTCTGCAAATCTG GTACTAGCCCTCCAACGTCCACAAAAATATTCCATGGTG ACTGGCTTCATTGTGGCGTTGGAGCTGGCACTCAGTGTTGGGAATTTTGTTGGATGCAGCATTATGTGA